One part of the Lachnospiraceae bacterium JLR.KK002 genome encodes these proteins:
- a CDS encoding recombinase family protein, which produces MAGIKEEKKIYLVGIYCRLSKDDGTDNESASIATQKSILTDYVKKQGWHIAKTYVDDGYSGTNFQRPSFQNMIKDIESGLINCVITKDLSRLGRNYLDCGLYLEVFFPEHNVRYIAVNDGVDTLNKSAMDITPFRNILNEMYAADISVKIKSAYRARFQQGKFMGTTAPYGYIKDPADHNHLLIDDKVAHVVKEIFDLALKGNGVAKICRHLNKQHILRPAAYAAERGETGFERHFEGNEDKRYIWSGNSVRSILRSPIYAGNLVGYKRIAANMKSKKRPSKLPEEWEVIPNTHEGIVTQEEFDIVQQLITSRRLPQNKGGFVNIFAGVIKCVDCGCALRAMNVHRRKRPEIIDCVQYSCNNYARNGRSECSAHNIEARDLFNAVLADINCFADMAVNDEKAVRAIEKRLTETDQSRAKALEKERKKLNKRLAELDRLFSSLYEDKVMERITERNFEMMSGKYQKEQLEIEARLKEVTETLNESYEKSRGIRDFLALIRNYQGLKELDATVINALIDKILVSEREKMADGTVKQEIKIYYKFIGFVDELHIIPTKRWAAMPAKNCTVCGVEYVPGSGASRYCPACAKKIRREKSNESKRRSREQKRIACMNCPQKMTD; this is translated from the coding sequence ATGGCAGGAATCAAAGAAGAAAAGAAAATCTATTTAGTCGGCATTTATTGCCGCTTATCTAAAGACGATGGTACGGATAACGAGAGTGCGAGCATTGCGACACAGAAATCCATCCTCACGGATTATGTGAAAAAGCAGGGATGGCACATAGCAAAAACGTATGTGGACGATGGTTATTCTGGTACAAATTTCCAAAGACCAAGTTTCCAGAATATGATAAAAGACATTGAAAGCGGTCTGATAAACTGCGTGATTACGAAAGATTTATCCCGTCTGGGGAGAAACTATCTTGATTGTGGGTTATATCTGGAAGTTTTCTTCCCAGAGCATAACGTGAGGTATATAGCGGTCAATGACGGCGTAGATACCTTGAATAAATCTGCTATGGACATCACGCCTTTCCGCAACATTTTAAACGAAATGTATGCCGCTGACATATCTGTTAAGATAAAATCGGCATATCGGGCGAGGTTTCAACAGGGGAAATTCATGGGAACTACCGCCCCTTATGGCTATATCAAAGACCCTGCCGACCACAACCATCTGCTGATAGATGATAAAGTGGCACATGTTGTAAAAGAGATATTCGACCTTGCATTAAAAGGGAATGGAGTTGCCAAAATTTGCAGACATCTTAATAAACAGCATATCCTACGCCCTGCCGCTTATGCGGCGGAGCGTGGCGAAACAGGCTTTGAACGTCATTTTGAGGGGAACGAGGACAAACGCTATATTTGGAGTGGGAACAGCGTGAGGAGCATTTTAAGAAGCCCGATATATGCGGGAAATCTTGTAGGCTACAAACGGATTGCCGCCAATATGAAAAGCAAGAAACGCCCCTCTAAGCTGCCCGAAGAATGGGAAGTGATACCCAATACCCATGAGGGAATAGTCACGCAGGAGGAATTTGATATTGTCCAACAGCTTATTACAAGTCGTAGGCTTCCACAGAACAAGGGAGGATTTGTAAATATTTTTGCAGGCGTTATCAAGTGTGTGGACTGCGGATGTGCTCTGCGGGCAATGAACGTACACAGGAGGAAACGCCCAGAGATTATCGACTGTGTACAGTATTCATGTAATAATTATGCAAGAAACGGAAGAAGCGAGTGTAGTGCCCACAATATAGAAGCAAGGGATTTATTCAATGCCGTTCTTGCCGACATCAACTGTTTTGCGGATATGGCAGTGAATGATGAAAAGGCGGTCAGGGCCATAGAAAAGCGGCTCACGGAAACAGACCAGAGCAGGGCGAAAGCATTAGAGAAAGAACGTAAGAAGCTGAACAAACGCCTTGCGGAACTGGACAGGCTGTTTTCCTCTCTCTACGAGGATAAGGTCATGGAGCGTATTACCGAGCGGAATTTTGAGATGATGTCGGGGAAATACCAGAAAGAGCAGCTTGAAATTGAAGCAAGGCTGAAAGAGGTGACGGAAACTCTTAATGAAAGCTACGAGAAATCACGGGGAATCCGTGACTTCCTCGCCCTTATCCGAAATTATCAAGGCTTAAAAGAACTGGATGCAACAGTTATAAACGCACTCATAGACAAGATACTTGTTTCGGAGCGTGAGAAGATGGCAGACGGAACAGTGAAGCAGGAAATCAAGATTTACTATAAATTCATCGGCTTTGTCGATGAATTACATATCATACCTACAAAACGGTGGGCAGCAATGCCCGCTAAAAATTGTACGGTGTGCGGCGTTGAATATGTCCCGGGCTCTGGTGCATCAAGGTATTGTCCTGCTTGTGCCAAGAAGATACGGAGGGAGAAATCAAACGAGAGCAAACGCAGGAGCAGAGAACAGAAAAGGATAGCATGTATGAACTGTCCGCAAAAAATGACCGACTGA
- a CDS encoding ParB/RepB/Spo0J family partition protein, with protein sequence MKKQDFKVLKTKDLYPFPDNPFHVAEDETLSELAESIKEFGIVTPIITRPKEDGDGYEVIAGQRRVRASELAGINTVPAFVLPLDRDRAIITLVDSNLQRENILPSERAFAYKMKSEAMKRQGFRTDLTSSQVVTKLRTDDKVAQGFGVGRMTVQRFIRLTELIPPILQMVDEGKIALTPAVELSFLKKDEQENLFATMESEEATPSLSQAQRMKQLSQSGRLDMDTIFAIMTEEKGNQKETLKINTSKLKKYFPKNTTPKQMEETIIKLLERELQRKRNRDSR encoded by the coding sequence ATGAAGAAACAGGATTTTAAGGTGTTAAAGACCAAAGACTTGTACCCGTTCCCCGACAATCCGTTTCATGTGGCAGAAGATGAAACACTGTCAGAGTTAGCGGAAAGCATCAAGGAATTTGGCATTGTCACGCCGATAATCACACGCCCGAAAGAGGACGGGGACGGTTATGAAGTGATTGCAGGACAGCGGCGTGTCCGTGCTTCTGAACTTGCAGGGATAAATACCGTGCCTGCGTTTGTCCTGCCCTTAGACCGTGACCGAGCCATCATCACCCTTGTAGACAGCAATTTGCAGCGTGAGAATATCCTGCCATCGGAGCGGGCGTTTGCTTACAAGATGAAATCCGAAGCCATGAAGCGGCAGGGTTTCCGCACAGACTTAACCTCGTCACAAGTTGTGACGAAGTTGCGGACGGACGACAAGGTGGCACAGGGCTTCGGCGTGGGCAGGATGACCGTGCAGCGTTTTATCCGCCTGACGGAACTGATACCGCCGATTTTGCAGATGGTGGACGAGGGGAAAATCGCCCTCACGCCTGCGGTGGAACTGTCCTTCTTGAAGAAAGACGAGCAGGAAAACCTCTTTGCCACGATGGAGAGCGAAGAAGCAACGCCCTCACTCTCACAGGCACAGCGGATGAAACAGTTAAGCCAGAGCGGGCGGCTTGACATGGATACGATATTTGCGATTATGACGGAGGAAAAGGGCAACCAGAAAGAAACCTTGAAAATCAACACAAGCAAGCTGAAAAAATACTTTCCGAAGAACACAACGCCGAAGCAGATGGAGGAAACCATCATCAAACTTTTGGAGCGTGAGTTGCAGAGGAAACGCAACCGTGACAGCCGCTAA
- a CDS encoding stage II sporulation protein R, with product MGEDKKADKKRKRIVPKAPVQMIISREYVGTQTVTEAFVPIISEDIRKKIAEGDTFDNEGLSA from the coding sequence ATGGGCGAGGATAAGAAAGCAGATAAAAAGAGAAAGCGTATCGTGCCAAAAGCACCAGTGCAGATGATAATCAGCCGTGAATATGTCGGCACACAGACCGTTACAGAAGCGTTTGTCCCGATTATCTCCGAGGATATTCGGAAGAAGATTGCCGAGGGCGACACCTTCGACAATGAGGGGCTGTCCGCTTAG
- a CDS encoding AAA family ATPase, which yields MQKLQTVNAETLLYEPLEKPSFVVDSLIPTGLSLFCGSQKIGKSWLMLKLCLCVSQGIPLWDMPTMEGDVLYLCLEDTFCRIQDRLFRLTDEASGRLHFAVASCKLSDGLIVQLEDYLKDYPDSRLIVIDTLQKVRTASKDNAYASDYGDISLIKDFADRHSLAVIVVHHIRKQNDSDVFNKVSGTTGLTGSADATFVLEKEKRASDTAKLYVTGRDTPYQEYTLRFRDCRWELVERKTQEQLAKETIPDVLFRLVDFMRDKEEWIGTATELLAAMGETETIPTVITKWLNEYRTTFLSENRICYQYSRRKDGRRIALARRAGDSGDGGDSDIRIPPCYCH from the coding sequence ATGCAGAAGTTACAGACAGTCAACGCCGAAACGCTCCTTTATGAACCGCTTGAGAAACCATCCTTTGTGGTGGACAGCCTTATCCCGACAGGCTTATCGCTGTTCTGCGGCTCACAGAAGATAGGCAAAAGCTGGCTCATGCTGAAGCTATGCTTATGCGTGTCGCAGGGAATCCCTTTATGGGATATGCCGACAATGGAGGGCGATGTGCTTTACCTCTGCCTTGAGGACACGTTCTGCCGCATACAGGACAGGTTATTTCGTTTGACGGACGAAGCAAGCGGGCGGCTCCACTTTGCCGTGGCAAGCTGCAAGCTGTCAGACGGTCTTATCGTGCAGCTTGAAGATTATCTGAAAGATTACCCAGACAGCAGGCTCATTGTCATTGATACCTTGCAGAAAGTCCGTACAGCTTCAAAAGACAATGCCTATGCAAGCGACTATGGGGACATCTCCCTCATCAAAGACTTTGCCGACAGGCACTCTCTGGCGGTCATTGTCGTACACCACATCCGAAAGCAGAATGACAGCGACGTGTTCAACAAGGTGTCTGGGACGACAGGATTAACGGGGAGTGCGGACGCTACCTTTGTTCTGGAAAAGGAGAAACGTGCGTCTGACACCGCCAAGCTGTATGTGACGGGCAGGGACACGCCTTATCAGGAATACACGCTGCGTTTCCGTGATTGCCGTTGGGAGCTTGTGGAGCGGAAAACGCAGGAGCAGCTTGCGAAAGAAACGATACCAGATGTCCTTTTTCGGTTGGTGGATTTTATGAGGGATAAGGAAGAATGGATAGGCACGGCAACGGAACTGTTAGCCGCTATGGGGGAAACGGAAACCATACCCACGGTGATTACGAAATGGCTGAATGAATACCGCACCACATTTTTAAGCGAGAACCGTATCTGCTACCAGTACAGCCGCAGGAAAGACGGCAGGCGGATTGCCCTTGCAAGGAGGGCGGGTGACAGCGGTGATGGTGGTGACAGCGATATTAGGATACCCCCCTGTTACTGTCATTGA
- a CDS encoding IS110 family transposase has product MISVGIDVSKEKSTVCILKPYGEVVSRPFEVCHVEKELSELTSMLLRLNDDIRVVMEATGIYHLPVLSYLKEKGLFVAVINPFEMKEYRCQGLRRVKTDKQDAITISNYGIDHWYRLKDYEAEESVYAELKLLGRQYRHYMRMRVESVLELTHLLDYTMPGIKTLLKGWNETNGKDKLGDFAEEYWHYDNITKKPEEQFIESYLKWAKEKGYHQSQDKAVKIYALAKEGIPTVPSDTPSTKMLVQEAVRVLREVDNTLMTILTQMQALAKSLPEYPVVRAMGGVGNVLAPKLIAEIGDVRRFHSGKALIAHAGIDAPPYQSGQFMGTERKISKRGSSSLRKIGYEVMRCLKTHKEPADAAVYRFILKKEKEGKSKRAAKIAGLNKFLRIYYARVMEVYQK; this is encoded by the coding sequence ATGATAAGTGTAGGAATTGATGTGTCAAAAGAAAAAAGTACCGTATGTATCTTAAAGCCTTATGGTGAGGTTGTGAGCAGGCCTTTTGAAGTCTGTCATGTGGAGAAAGAACTGTCCGAACTGACTTCCATGCTGCTGCGTCTGAATGATGACATCCGTGTGGTCATGGAAGCTACTGGGATCTACCATCTGCCTGTATTAAGCTATCTGAAAGAAAAAGGGCTGTTTGTGGCAGTGATTAATCCATTTGAGATGAAGGAATACCGCTGTCAGGGGTTAAGACGTGTGAAAACGGATAAGCAGGATGCCATTACAATCTCTAACTATGGGATTGACCATTGGTACAGGCTGAAGGACTATGAGGCAGAAGAAAGCGTCTATGCGGAGCTGAAGCTTTTGGGAAGGCAGTACCGTCACTATATGCGGATGCGTGTGGAGAGCGTGTTGGAACTGACTCATCTTCTGGACTATACGATGCCTGGGATCAAAACGCTGCTGAAAGGCTGGAATGAAACAAATGGGAAAGATAAGCTGGGGGATTTTGCGGAAGAATACTGGCATTATGACAATATCACGAAGAAACCGGAGGAACAGTTTATAGAGAGCTATCTGAAATGGGCAAAAGAGAAGGGATACCATCAGAGCCAGGATAAAGCCGTCAAGATCTATGCACTGGCAAAAGAAGGCATCCCCACAGTACCCTCCGATACCCCATCGACCAAAATGCTGGTACAGGAGGCAGTACGGGTGTTACGAGAAGTCGATAACACTCTGATGACCATTCTAACACAGATGCAGGCATTAGCCAAGAGTCTGCCGGAATATCCGGTTGTCAGGGCAATGGGAGGTGTTGGAAATGTCCTTGCGCCTAAATTGATTGCAGAGATTGGGGATGTGAGAAGATTCCATAGCGGAAAAGCCCTGATAGCCCACGCAGGAATCGACGCGCCGCCCTATCAGTCAGGGCAGTTTATGGGGACAGAGAGGAAAATATCCAAGAGAGGTTCTTCCAGCCTGCGAAAGATTGGATATGAAGTGATGAGATGTCTGAAAACCCATAAAGAGCCAGCAGACGCAGCAGTGTATAGATTTATTTTGAAGAAAGAAAAAGAAGGAAAGTCAAAACGTGCAGCAAAAATAGCGGGATTAAATAAATTCCTTAGGATTTATTATGCACGTGTGATGGAAGTATACCAGAAGTAA
- a CDS encoding sigma-70 family RNA polymerase sigma factor: protein MVKYAPRKVYIRESGGYVELSYTEFCRCRESDQTYMDKLFIPIQGCLLEVVREQYTDFYRDKERWRYLQKLDTKNRLLSLDGFTDSEGNPLDFITDEAVDIAETVVNAVMVDRLKAALPLLSDSEQELIQAIFFDGLSEREVGARLGITQSVVNKRKARILIKLRKIIEN, encoded by the coding sequence ATGGTGAAATATGCACCAAGAAAGGTATATATCAGAGAAAGTGGCGGCTATGTGGAATTATCCTACACGGAGTTCTGCCGTTGCAGGGAATCCGACCAGACCTATATGGACAAGCTGTTTATCCCCATTCAAGGCTGTCTGCTTGAAGTCGTGAGGGAGCAATACACAGACTTCTACCGTGACAAGGAACGGTGGCGTTATCTGCAAAAATTAGATACAAAGAATAGACTGCTATCTCTCGACGGATTTACGGACAGCGAGGGGAATCCTCTGGACTTTATCACTGATGAAGCGGTGGACATTGCAGAAACCGTTGTCAATGCGGTCATGGTGGACAGGCTGAAAGCCGCCCTGCCTTTGCTGTCGGATAGTGAACAGGAGCTGATACAGGCAATCTTTTTTGACGGACTTTCCGAGCGTGAAGTCGGGGCGAGGTTGGGCATAACCCAGAGCGTTGTAAACAAACGCAAAGCCAGAATCCTAATAAAACTAAGAAAGATAATAGAAAATTAA
- a CDS encoding sigma-70 family RNA polymerase sigma factor has translation MAYNHGREDRKWRIWKEAEEKLLRECGVDEATIEQIRMADRADFNSNRRFYRWTNDVAEYLEDMAGRERQAEVGTVAELLEEIESENLYQVLVTVDGRTLKIVLLKMQGYSTKEIAPLVHLTTGAIYARLDHLRKKLRKIL, from the coding sequence ATGGCATACAACCACGGACGGGAGGACAGGAAATGGCGTATCTGGAAAGAAGCGGAGGAAAAGCTGCTGCGTGAGTGCGGCGTTGATGAAGCGACCATTGAGCAGATACGCATGGCGGACAGGGCAGACTTCAATTCCAACAGGCGGTTTTACCGATGGACGAATGACGTTGCGGAATATCTTGAGGACATGGCAGGCAGGGAGCGGCAGGCGGAAGTGGGTACGGTTGCGGAGTTACTGGAAGAGATTGAGAGCGAAAATCTCTATCAAGTATTAGTCACGGTGGACGGGCGTACCTTGAAAATCGTCCTGCTGAAAATGCAGGGGTATTCCACAAAGGAGATTGCCCCGCTTGTGCATTTGACGACTGGTGCCATCTATGCGAGGTTAGACCATCTGCGGAAGAAGCTGCGGAAAATTTTATAG
- a CDS encoding ParB/RepB/Spo0J family partition protein codes for MYELSAKNDRLKEDGRYELISGHRRKKACELAGLETLKCEVKELTRDEAIIVMVESNLQRTTILPSEKAFAYKMRLEAMKRQGERSDLTSPPLVEKSAGKDALSVSKIGKDTGDSHEQVRRFIRLTELVPEILQMVDERQIAFRPAVEISYLSEEQQYTLLEAMGYNDATPSLAQAIKMKKFMQEGKLTDEVIQSIMQEEKPNQKEKPPFKDERITKLIPKSIPRGQETDFVVKALEFYNRHLQRNKAHER; via the coding sequence ATGTATGAACTGTCCGCAAAAAATGACCGACTGAAAGAGGACGGGCGGTATGAGCTTATCAGCGGTCACAGGAGGAAAAAGGCTTGCGAGCTTGCAGGGCTTGAAACGCTCAAATGCGAAGTTAAGGAGCTGACCCGTGACGAAGCGATTATTGTCATGGTTGAGAGTAATCTCCAAAGGACGACTATCTTGCCGAGTGAGAAAGCCTTTGCGTATAAGATGCGGCTTGAAGCCATGAAGCGGCAAGGTGAGCGAAGTGATTTAACTTCTCCACCACTGGTGGAGAAGTCGGCGGGAAAAGATGCTTTATCAGTTTCAAAGATTGGTAAAGATACGGGCGACAGCCACGAACAGGTACGCCGTTTTATCCGTCTGACCGAGCTTGTACCCGAAATCCTGCAAATGGTTGATGAACGCCAGATTGCTTTCCGCCCTGCGGTGGAAATCTCCTATCTGTCCGAGGAACAGCAATATACGCTTTTAGAAGCGATGGGCTACAACGATGCCACGCCCTCTCTTGCACAGGCTATCAAGATGAAAAAGTTCATGCAGGAGGGGAAACTCACGGATGAGGTTATCCAGAGCATCATGCAGGAGGAAAAGCCGAACCAGAAAGAGAAGCCCCCCTTTAAGGACGAGCGGATAACCAAGCTCATACCGAAATCCATCCCCAGAGGGCAGGAAACGGATTTTGTCGTAAAAGCGTTGGAATTCTATAACCGCCATTTGCAGCGGAACAAGGCTCACGAGAGGTAA
- a CDS encoding cysteine-rich KTR domain-containing protein, protein MMKCEWILCPVCGSKTRNKIRKDTVLENYPLYCPKCRQERLIKVDNLKITVIKEPDA, encoded by the coding sequence ATGATGAAATGCGAATGGATATTGTGTCCTGTTTGTGGGAGCAAAACCCGTAATAAAATTAGGAAGGACACTGTTTTGGAGAATTATCCCCTTTATTGTCCAAAATGCAGACAAGAAAGATTGATTAAAGTTGACAACTTGAAGATAACTGTCATCAAAGAGCCAGACGCTTAA
- a CDS encoding PC4/YdbC family ssDNA-binding protein: MREIQYEIVKEIAVLSTGDSGYTKEINLISWNGKEPKYDIRSFSPNREKCGKGITLNADEAAALLKALQKELNSED; this comes from the coding sequence ATGAGAGAAATCCAGTATGAAATCGTAAAGGAAATCGCAGTATTGTCTACGGGCGACAGTGGCTACACAAAGGAAATCAATCTCATTTCATGGAATGGGAAAGAGCCGAAGTATGACATCCGCAGCTTTTCCCCGAACCGTGAAAAGTGCGGCAAGGGAATCACGCTGAACGCTGATGAAGCGGCGGCACTCCTTAAAGCATTACAGAAAGAATTAAACAGCGAGGATTAA
- the mobV gene encoding MobV family relaxase, whose translation MPYAILRFQKRKAGGVAACERHNERKKEAYKSNPDIDMERSKNNYHLIAPPKYTYKKEINRMVAEAGCRTRKDSVMMVETLITASPEFMNQLPPEEQKAYFQTALDFISERVGKQNILSAVVHMDERTPHMHLCFVPITPDNKLSAKAILGNQKSLSEWQTAYHERMSSRWNQLERGQSSMETKRKHVPTWLYKLGGRLDKQYEEIVSALSDINAFNAGKKRDKALDLLSAWLPDVEKFSKEIGKQQAYIDSLKERIGQESDYAGRMRDEKYEQELKVQKANQKIFELQRTNEQMGRLLSKIPPEVLEELQKNHRSRAKER comes from the coding sequence ATGCCTTATGCAATCCTGCGTTTCCAGAAACGAAAAGCGGGCGGCGTTGCGGCTTGTGAACGCCACAACGAGCGGAAGAAAGAAGCCTACAAAAGCAACCCAGATATAGATATGGAACGCTCTAAAAACAATTACCATCTCATAGCACCACCAAAGTACACCTACAAGAAAGAGATTAACCGCATGGTAGCCGAAGCGGGGTGCAGGACAAGGAAAGACAGCGTGATGATGGTGGAAACGCTCATCACAGCTTCACCAGAATTTATGAACCAGTTACCGCCCGAAGAACAAAAAGCGTATTTCCAGACGGCTCTTGACTTCATTTCGGAGCGTGTTGGAAAGCAGAATATCCTCTCCGCTGTCGTCCATATGGACGAGAGAACGCCCCATATGCACCTCTGCTTTGTGCCGATTACGCCAGACAATAAGCTGTCAGCGAAAGCTATCTTAGGCAACCAGAAATCATTATCCGAGTGGCAGACCGCCTACCATGAGCGGATGTCCTCACGGTGGAATCAGCTTGAACGGGGGCAGTCCTCAATGGAAACCAAGCGGAAACACGTCCCCACATGGCTCTATAAATTAGGCGGCAGGCTTGATAAACAGTATGAAGAAATCGTGTCTGCCCTATCCGACATCAACGCCTTTAACGCAGGGAAGAAAAGGGATAAAGCGTTAGATTTACTCTCTGCATGGCTGCCAGACGTGGAGAAATTCTCTAAGGAAATCGGGAAACAGCAGGCGTATATCGACAGTTTGAAAGAGAGAATTGGGCAGGAATCAGACTATGCGGGGCGTATGCGTGATGAAAAGTACGAGCAGGAACTAAAGGTGCAGAAAGCGAATCAGAAGATATTTGAATTGCAGAGAACCAACGAGCAGATGGGGCGGCTGCTGTCAAAAATACCGCCCGAAGTGTTGGAAGAATTGCAGAAAAATCATAGAAGCAGAGCGAAAGAAAGGTAG